TTTTTCTCATCAAACATTGTTAAAGGCACTACCTGAGAATATCTTAGATTTCTTTTCTGGTAGGTATTAAAGATTCCACGGCTTAAGAATTCACCATCATCTACTCCAGTGTATACGTTTTCACCTTTCTTACCCATTACAATAGCTGTTCCTGTATCCTGACAAGAAGGAAGAGCACCTTCTGCGGCTACGGCAGCATTCTGTAGTAAGTTGTAGGCAACAAATCTGTCATTATCTGTAGCTTCAGGATCATCAATGATTCTTTTAAGGCTTTCCAAGTGTGAAGAACGTAACATAAAGGAAACGTCTGCCATAGCTTCTTCAGCCAATAATTCCAATCCTTTTGGGTCAACTGTCAAAATTTCTCTGTCACCCAGTTTTTCAACCTTTACATAATCTGATGTAAGTTTTTTATACACCGTATCATCCTTCTGAATCGGATACGGATCCTGATATCTAAAGTCCATTCAATTTTTTGTTTGTACAAAAATACGGCTCCTCATAAAAAATATGAGCAAAATCAGTCATTTAGATTGATATTTATAATGATTATAAATTGCGAATTTCTGCGGTTATCAGTAACTTTATAAAAATTTCAATCACAATGAATTACAGAATAGAAAAAGACACCATGGGAGATGTGCAGGTACCTGCAGACAAACTTTGGGGAGCACAAACAGAACGTTCAAGAAACAATTTTAAAATTGGCCCTGAGGGATCAATGCCCCATGAAATCATTGAAGCTTTTGCCTATCTAAAAAAAGCAGCAGCTTATACCAATGCTGATTTAGGGGTACTTTCTCCTGAAAAAAGAGATATGATTGCCAAGGTTTGTGATGAAATCCTTGAGGGAAAGCTTAACGATCAGTTTCCTTTGGTGATCTGGCAGACGGGTTCGGGAACACAATCGAATATGAATGTTAATGAAGTTGTTTCCAACAGAGCACATGTTAATAATGGAGGAACGTTAGGTGACAAGTCTGAAATTCATCCCAACGATGATGTTAACAAATCTCAGTCATCCAATGACACTTATCCTACTGCCATGCATATTGCAGCTTATAAAAAAGTAGTAGAGACAACCATTCCTGCCGTTGAAAAGTTAAAAAATACTCTTTCTGAAAAATCCAAAGCGTTCAAGGATGTGGTAAAAATCGGAAGAACCCACCTGATGGATGCGACTCCGCTTACATTGGGACAGGAGTTTTCGGGCTACGTGGCTCAATTGGAATTTGGCTTAAGAGCCTTAAAAAATACCTTGCCACACCTTGCTGAACTTGCTCTTGGAGGTACGGCTGTAGGGACAGGATTGAATACACCAAACGGTTATGATGTAAAGGTTGCTGAATATATTGCCCAATTTACCAGTCACCCGTTTATCACAGCAGAGAATAAATTTGAGGCATTGGCAGCTCATGATGCTATTGTGGAAAGTCATGGAGCATTAAAGCAGCTTGCTGTTTCGTTATTTAAAATTGCTCAGGATATTAGATTGCTGGCATCAGGGCCACGTTCCGGAATCGGGGAAATTCATATTCCTGAAAACGAGCCGGGATCATCCATTATGCCTGGTAAAGTAAATCCTACTCAAAATGAAGCCTTAACAATGGTTTGTGCTCAGGTTCTGGGAAATGACACTACCATTTCATTTGCCGGCACTCAAGGAAATTACGAACTGAATGTCTTCAAACCGGTAATGGCTTATAACTTCCTACAATCTGCGCAATTAATTGCTGATGCATGTATTTCATTTAATGATCATTGTGCAGTGGGTATTGAGCCAAACCATGAGAGAATTAAAGAACTCGTTGACAAATCATTAATGCTTGTAACGGCTTTAAATCCTCACATTGGATATGAAAATGCTGCAAAAATTGCAAAAACTGCCCATAAAAATGGCACAACATTAAAAGAAGAAGCCATCAATCTAGGCCTTTTAACAGCTGAACAATTCGATGAATGGGTAAAACCGGAAGATATGGTTGGTAGTTTAAAATAATTTTAGAATATAGATTAAATAGTAAAAAGCCTCGAAAATTTCGGGGCTTTTTATATTAGTCAGAGATTCTATTCAATCGTGATAGGATGATTGGTAGAATATTAGCTTAATCGTTTATATTTATCCTGAAAAGTCATCCAGCATATTTCTGGTAGGAACAAAGAAAAGCGTTCCCGTAACGGCTGTACTAAAATCCAATATTCTGTCATAGTTTCCCGGAGGGTTTCCAATAAACATATTGGTCAGCATTTTATTTGTGGTGGTAAATGTACTTGCATAGGAAATAAAATAAGTTCCAAACTCATTGGTGGACGGATTTCCAAAAGGCATATTATCTCTTACAATCTTTAATTCTTCGCCATTTTCACCTTCAATATTGGCCAAGGCAATGTGAGAATTGGATGGCTTCACATCATCAGACATTTCAATATCATTTTCCTTGGATCTTCCGATTACTTTTTCCTGATCTTCTTTGGTAAGGCTTTTCCAAGCGTCCATATTATGAAGATACTTCTGAACGAACAGATAACTTCCGCCTTTATACTGAAGATCTTCGTCTCCGATCTTTGCAAAATAGTCACGATCATCTCCGTGTGGATTCTCTGTACCATCCACAAAACCAAGGATAGATCTTGCATCCCAATATTTAAATCCGTGAATTTCCAAGATACTTTCCGCAACAGGTTTCAATAGCTTTGATATTTCAATGGCCATATCAAAGATCAGGCTTTTGTTATCTGCCCTTAAATGAAAATGAAGATCTCCCGGTGTAGAAACGGCAGTATGCTTTTCTCCTTTTATTTCTTTAAAATTTGCTAGTTCTTTGGGTGCAGGTGTTGGAAGTTCCAGTTTTTTCCAGGCTTCGGCACCTATTCCCATCACACAACTTACCCTACTGTCCGGAAATCTGTTGAAACCCGAATTATTAAGGTTTAGCACCAAGGCACATAGATTCTGAAAAGCATCTTTTAGCTGGGGACTATCATGAAGTTTCCAGACCATAAAGATGGTATTACTGTTAGGATAATCAGTTACATTTTGTGATTCTATCGTACTCATCTATCTTTTTGTAGTAAAGTTATTTAAACTTATCAGAGAATTCAACGGTGTACGATAAAAAATCTTTAATTTTTAATGCTTAAAAATAGGGGATGCTTTCAAAACACAAATCTTCTTCAGGAGTAAAGAATATAGCTTTCTCCACAGATTTTTAAATCTTGAAACTACTCTCAGAATAATTTGGGGTAGAGAATATTACGGTATTAGCCAATCAACTCTTTTGCCTGTGCAAGAGCTGCTTCTGTAATCTTGCTTCCGGAAAGCAATTGAGCTATTTCGTTCAGTTTATCTTCATCACTCAAAGGAATAATAGTAGACTGGGTTTTTCCGGCAATATCCTGCTTTACAACCTTATAGTTATCATTTCCTTTAGCGGCAACCTGTGCAAGGTGGGAGATAACAATCAACTGCATATCTTCAGACATTTCACGCATAAGATTCCCAATTTCCTCTGCTACTTTTCCTGAAACTCCGGTATCAATTTCATCTAAAATTAAAGTCGGTAGCTCGTCACTTTCTGCAATAATTTTCTTTACAGCAAGCATTACCCTTGATCTTTCACCTCCGGAAATTGCTGTTTGGATCGGCTTTAGTGGGAAGCCTGAATTTGCCTGAAATAAAAGCTGGATATTTTCTTTTCCAAATGGGGTAAATTCAGCAGCATCCTGCAATTCTATATCTACCTTTGCTTTTTCAAGACCCAATTTTTTAAGAAGACTTTCTGCTTTTTTAATAAAAACAGAAACGTTCTTTTTTCTATTTTTAGAAAGCTTTTCAGCAAGAGTCTGAAGTGCTTTTTCTTTTTTAGAAATATTTTCTTCAGTTTCAGCAATCTGTGATTCCAGCTCTGAAGCTCCTTTCTGATCTCCCGCTAATTCGTTCCTTATTTCTATCAGTTCATGAAGATCTGACACATTATGCTTAAGGAATAATGCATTGATTTTATTGTTCAGTTCTGTAAGGGATACAAGGTTTTCAGGATTGATTTCTACTTTCTCTGCCTCATCTTCAAGTTCGGAAATAATATCTTTCAGCTCTACAAAAGAAATCTCAAGCCTTTGATCAAGCTCTGCAAAGCTGGTAGAAACTTCAGAGATTCTGGAAAGCTTAGCTTTTGCTTCATTAAAGAAAGACAGAATCCCGATTTCCTCCTGGTGAAATCTTGATAAAATCTGTCCTACATTTTCAGAAATCATTCCGGCATTTTCCTGAATAGACAACTGGTTCTGAACATCTTCAAAATCTACGTCATCCAATTTTAATTCTTCCAGTTCGTTAAGTAAAAATTCTTTATAATCGCTTTCTTTGGTAGATTCTGAAAGTTGTGTTTTTAATTTTTTAAGCAGCATCTTAAGATTCTGAAAATCTAAAAACTCCTGCTGATATTCTTCTATAATCTTCTTATTTTCAGAAAGTCCATCAATAATTTTAAATTGATATTCTGAAGTAAAAAGATTTGATGTTTCAAACTGAGAGTGAATGTCAATTAATTGGGAAGAAAGTTCCTTAAGAACATCCAGTGTCACAGGAACGTCATTGATAAATGCACGGGATTTTCCTGATGGAAGAATTTCTCTTCTGATAATGGTCTGATGTTCATAATCCAGATCATTTTCAATGAAAAACTTTTTAAACTGGTTATTAAGATCAAACTCTGTTTCTACAATACTTTTCTCCTCTGTTTTGGCGATGGATTTTACATCTGCTCTTTCTCCTAAAATAAGACGCAGTGCACCCAGAATAATGGATTTCCCAGCACCTGTTTCACCAGTTATTACCTGTAAACCATTTTTCAATGATACTTCTAAGGTATCAATTAAGGCAAAGTTTTTAATGTAAATTCTCGAAAGCATTGATAATCTGGTTATAATCCAATTGGAGTTTGAATGGTAAAAATAAGTTTTTTTAATGAAAACAGAAATGGCAAATATCAATTACTATGCAAACCTATTTTTGGGGAATTTCAGTAAGCAAATCATAAAAGTTTTTATATTGATACTCAAAAAATTAAGCATCAGATCAATAATTCCTTCAATCTTTCCCCGATTGTTCATTATTTCCATTTATTCCACTTATTATCAGCGTTTTTCGGTGAAAGAATGATCATGTTTTGTTTTAAATCATTAAGAATAAGCCCGCCATTATTTCCGGAATTGAAAATATTGAAGATCTCATCACTTTTAGTATCCATAAAAAGATTGAAGAAAAATCCCTGCTGGAATGAGTTTTCATATCTTTTAAGCTGCATCAGAGCATCGAAGATCACTTTTTTACCCGCAGTCTGATCCTGATTGAAAAGGTTATCCATCCCTGATCTGTGATAGGTGTATATGGTAGAGCGCAACTGGCTCCAGTTAGGATTGATAATTTCATTAATTAGTATTGAACGGCTTCTTGGCTCATTAATGGTATTCCATCCATCATAGTTTCTGTTCTGAGCGTTTTGAGCAATCTGTTGAGCTTTTGCAAACCATGGGCTTCCTCCCATTGACTGAAAACTGTCTGCATCATATCCCAAAATAAGATAAATATAGAAACTGATAACATCAGTAAGGTTTTTGCCGGAAAACTGTCTTTCGTTAAAAATAAGGTTTTCGTTCTCAATATATTCAAAACTGAATCTTTGATCCTGAAGATTCAGTAAAGGGGATTCGTAGGTTGTGTTATAAACGGGACGCACTGCCTGCACAACAATTGTTCCCGTGAATTTGTTTACATTTCTTTCTGAAATAACAATGGCAAAGCCACATTTAATCTTTTCAAAATTCTGCAACTTCTTTCCTGTCCAGCTGGTATTATTGATAAAGTCTCTAAGACTTTTTTCCAATGACTTAAATGCCTGCTGATTACTTCCTCCTATCTGTTGGGAATTTACCTGAACCGTAGCCAGTAATTCCTGAGAAAAACCAAGGTTGCATATAAAAAACAGAAAAAATAAACTTATAATTTTTTTCATTGTCTATTAAAAATTGAGAACGGAAATTTATTAAAATTATTTTAAAAGCTGAGATTCAACAAAATTGAGAATATCCTTTGCAACTTCTCCTTTCGATTTCAGGTCAAATTCTTTTTTCTCTGTTTTGGTAAATATCTTGATTTTATTGGTGTCATTTTTAAATCCGGCCCCTTCATCACGAAGAGAGTTAAGAACAATCATATCAAGGTTTTTCTTTTCCAACTTTCCTTTTGCATTTTCTTCTTCATTTTGAGTCTCTAAAGCAAATCCTACCAAAAACTGATGGGTTTTCTTTTCTCCCATTGTTTTAAGAATATCAGGATTCTTAATCAGCTCAATGGTGAGATTTTCATCATTTTTCTTGATTTTTTCTTTGGCAATCTCTTTTGGAGCATAATCCGCAACCGCAGCACTTGCAATCCCAATATCTATTTTATCATAAAATTCAAATACTTTTGCCAACATTTCCTTTGCTGAAGTTACTTTATAAAGTTCTACTTTTTTATCATTAAGGATTTGTGAGCTTGGTCCTGAAATTAGGATTACCCTTGCCCCCCTTCTTGAAGCTTCCTCAGCCAGAGAAAACCCCATTTTCCCTGAGGAATGATTTCCTATAAACCTTACCGGATCAAGGGCTTCATAAGTAGGTCCGGCAGTAATCAGGACTGTTTTTCCCTGAAGACTGTTTATTGTTGACATACTATTTGTAAAATAGTCTTCGATAACATTAAAAATAGTTCCAGGTTCTGCCATTCTTCCCTGTCCGATCAATCCGCTTGCCAGCTCACCGTTTTCTGCAGGAATGATGGTATGACCAAAGCCTTCAGCTAGTTCCAGATTTTTCTTTGTGGATGGGTGTATATACATATCCAAATCCATTGCAGGGGCAATGAACACAGGGCATTTTGCTGACATGTAGGTTGCAATAACGAGATTATCACACATCCCGTGAGTCATTTTAGCTAAGGTATTTGCTGTACAGGGTGTCACAACCATGGCATCTGCCCATAAGGCTAATTCCACATGGCTGTTCCAGCTTCCATTATCTCCATAAAAATCAGAATAAACAGGTTTCTTGGACAATGTAGACAGGCTTAATTTGGTAACGAAATGCTCTGCATCGGGAGTCATTATTACCTGCACTTCAGCTCCTTTTTTCACAAAATCCCTTATCAGAAAATGAACTTTATAAGCCGCAATTCCTCCTGAAACGGCGATAAGTATCTTTTTACCGGAAACACTCATTTAGCTTTAATTTTTTTGAAACACTAAAATACTTATTTTTTCCCACAATAAGGGTTTAAAAATAAGGGTTTAAAACAATAAAGGTCATAAAAGAATTCTTTTCTTTTATGACCTTCATTTATAAAAAACACAGATGATTATTTTCTCTCTTCTGTTTTTCTGAAATACACATCTCCGTTTAACCATTCTTCAATAGCGATTGAAGTTGGCTTTGGAAGTTTTTCGTAATGCTTAGAGATCTCAATTTGTTCTCTGTTTTCGAAAACTTCTTCTAATGTAGAATTGTGAACAGCAAATTCATCTAATTTATTGTGAAGTTCCGTACGGATCTCCGCATTGATTTGCTCTGCTCTCTTTCCCATGATAACAATAGCTTCATAGATTGAACCTACTTTATCTTCAATCTTATCCTTATCGTAAGTGATAGTATTTACTTCTGCTTTTGTATCTTTTACACTCATTTTGAGAAAATTATTTTATTTATAAGATGGCAAATTTACGAATTATCTTTGAATTTTGAAAGTCGCTGCAGGCGGAGGTGTCTGAAGGGCTGCACTGTCCCTCTGCATCTGCTTTGCTTGCTTTTCATTGCTAATCTGATCTTTAATCTGCTGGTCTGCTTTATTTTGATTAGCCAGCTTATCAGCTTCTTTTTTCTGTCTTGCTGTTAAAACTGCAATTCTTTCTTCAGTTTGCTTTTTAACAACAACAAAGTTTTGTTTTTCTTTCTCCAGCTTTACTCTAAGATCAGCTGCAGTTTTGGAATATTCTGTATTAGGAAGTTCCTTCTCTACCATTTTTGCATAGGTCAAAGCACTTTCAATACGCTCATCCTTAAGATCATAAATTGATTTTGTAGCCAATTCATAACGTGACTTCATGATGTAGTCATAAATTTTTGAACGAAGCTTTGTACTTGGGAAATCCTCCAATACATTTTCCAATGCTACATTGGCAGCTTTATACTGTCCCATTTTAAAATACTGTCTTCCGTTTTCATAGGCTTTGAATTCCAATTTATAAGACAGCTCATCAATAAGTTGAGAAATATTTTTTGATCTTTCGGAATTTGGATAATTGTTCAGGAAATCCTGAAGTTCATTGATAGCCAATTCTGTACTCGATTGATCCAGGTTGTAATCCATAGATCCCTCATAGTAACATAATGCAGACATATAAGCTGCTTCTTCTGCTCTTGGATCCTTTGGAAAGTTAACTGCAAAATTTTTAAACTGATGACCCGCCAACTTATAGTTCTTGTCATAGTAGTTTGCATACGCTGTATTGAAACCTACGTTAGGAAAGTCATCTGTTCCTGCCACAAGATTGGCAAGTCTGTCGTAAAGAGCCAATGCATTTTTCCACTTCTTCTTCGCGAAGTTTTCATTAGCTGCTTTTAAGATAAACTCTTTATCAGCGCTCTTCATTGCTCTTTCCTGCTGGCTTACACATGAGGCAATTACTGCTACAGCAAAAAGACCTAAAATATATTTTTTCATATAAAAAATTCAACAGTTTTCGGATTACACAGCCGATTTACTAATTTGCAAAAATATAACTTTTTTGTCAATAGATTTTTTTTTATGAATATTTAACGTAAATTTAGTCTGCAGCGTATCCCAAAATAGCAAAAACGCTCAATAAAAGATTCATTCTCACTTTTTTCTCAGCCTCTTTTGAGTAGGCTTCTTCATTTTTACTTGGTACGTAAAGTTCATAAAAGTTTTTGTTTCGGATTACAAACAATGTGGAACCAATAATCATGGTAAGAATATCCTCTGGTTTTGGAGTAAAGGTAAAGACTCCGGAAGCAACCCCTTTTTTTATCACTTCATCCAGTTTCTTTACAAACAGCTGATAGAAGTCCAGCAATTCATCCTTTAGGTTCTCTGTATGACGAAGCTCCTGAGTAACAAACCCATGAAAATAATTGTATTTGAATAGTTGGGAAACGATATATTTGATCATTTCACGCATCTGCATTTCAGGTTTTCCTTCCTTGATGGTGTCTGCAAATTCTGAGAAATTCTCCCTGGTCTTCAATACTCTGTACTGATAGAGATAAGACATCATTTTCTCCTTGGAACCGAAGTAATAAGAGATCATAGCGACATTTATATTTGCCTTAGAACAGATATCTCTTACAGAAGTTCCCTCGTATCCTTTTTTTGCAATCAGCTCTTCTGCAATATCCAGTATGTGAATCTGTTTTTCTGTAAATTTTTTTTTCATGAAGTGTACTTTGAGTAAAGTTAAGAAATTTTTAACACATTTATAAACGATTGTTTAATAATTTTTAATTAATTCTGAATTATAGTATTTTTGAAAATGGAATTTTTTGATTTTCACCATCATAAAAAAAATATCAGAGACGGAATTTACAATTTGGACATTGAGGGGATTCCGCCAGATTTTCCTTATTCAATAGGCATTCATCCCAATGATATTGATGTTATTAATATCAGCCTGCAGCTTAGCTGGATGAAAAGTATGATGTTCCAAAATTGCTTTGCTGTTGGTGAATGCGGCCTGGATTCTATGGTTCCAATTGATCAAAAAATTCAGGAGGAAGTCTTTTTAAGGCAGATTGAAATAGCCAATGAGGTAAAAAAACCGATTATTATTCACTGCGTGAGAAAATTCTATGAGGTGATCTCATTTAGGAAAAAGTCCAGTCAGGCTATGATCATTCATGGTTTTAATAAGAAACAGCAAATTGCGACGGATCTTCTTACCAATAATTTTTACCTGAGTTTTGGAAAAGCTGTTTTGTATAATTTATCTTTGCAGGATATTTTAAAAAACACTCCACTAGATAGACTCTTTTTAGAAACTGACAATGAAGATTTTAAGATCGAAGAATTGTACCTAAAAGTTTCGGAGATAAAAGAGATTTCTATGGAACAACTCAACGAACAAATTTTAGAAAATTTACACACGATAAGAAATGGATAAATACTGGTTGGAAAGAACAGAACTTCTGGTAAAAGAAGAAGGTTTGGAAAAATTGAATAAAGCCACTGTTCTGGTTGTGGGTTTAGGCGGAGTAGGTTCTTTTGCTGCTGAATTTCTGGCAAGAGCCGGAGTAGGAAACATGACAATCGTGGATGGTGATACAGTGGATATTACGAATATCAACAGACAGTTACCCGCTTTACGTTCTACCGTTGGAAAGCATAAGGTAGAGGTTGTTGCAGAAAGACTTTTAGATATTAATCCTGATCTTAACTTAACCAAAATCAATGAGTTTCTAAATCCTGAAAGAATGGATGAAGTTTTGGATTCTGCAAAATTTGACTATGTTTTGGACTGTATTGACAGCGTTACTCCAAAACTTTGTTTGATTATTGCTGCCAAAAGAAGAAGGATAAAAATTGTAAGTTCAATGGGAGCCGGTGGAAAAACCGATCCAAGCAAAGTATTGGTAAGAGATATTAGCAAAACCGAACACTGCCACCTCGCAAGACAAGTGAGAAAAAGACTGAAAAAGGTAAAAATTGACAAGGGAGTTCGTTGTGTTTTTGCCAATGATATTCAGGATGAAGAAAGTTTAAAAATGACTGACGGAACCAACTATAAAAGATCTTTTTACGGAACAATAAGCTATATGCCTGCAATTTTCGGTTTGTATACTGCTGCTGAAGTCATTAACTATCTAGTGCAACAAGATTAATGCAGAACACCAAATATCCCAGAGCGGAAAAGCTTAAAATGAATACAGAGATCGGTTTACTTTTTGAAAAAGGTAAATGGAGGACTTCTGGAAATCTAAGAATTATCATTTTGAAAGACAAGCCTACTCTTCCGGTACAAAGCGGTAGGTTTGGCGTATCTGTTTCAAAGAGATATTTCAAAAAAGCGGTTCATAGAAACCGTGTAAAAAGACTTCTTCGGGAATGTTACCGATTGAATAAGGATTTATTTAAGAATGCTTTTGGGGAAAAGACTATTGCTATGTTATTTTGGGTTTCTCCTGAAATGCCACAAAAGTTTCAGGACGTTGAAGCACAGTTTATAAAATTGTGTGAGGCACAGAAGAAGTAATACTCTTTAATACAACAATATGAAGCTATCACAGCTTCTCAATGCTCAATTCAGTATGGAGATTTATGAAGATCTACAATTTTTTGCTTGCTGATTTTATGGATTTTTATTTTTTCCTGTATTAACCAAGATTTCACAACATATCAAATCTCAGATAGTTTTTGTAATTTTATAGAAAACATTAAATCTGAAAACGAATATGTTAGATAACATTCCCTACCTTTCCTATGTAATCAGTGCCTTTATAGGCATTGGACTGGCTGCCGCTACGGGCTTCAGGGTATTTTTACCCATGTTTATTGTAAGTCTGGCTTCTTACTTCCATTGGATCCCGATGAATGAGCAATTTGAGTGGCTTGCGGGCTTGCCAACGCTTATTACAACAGGAATAGCCACGGTTGCTGAGATTCTGGCCTATTACATCCCTTTTGTTGATCATTTATTGGATACTGTCACCATTCCCATGGCTACAGTTGCCGGTTCTATTTTATTTGCCAGTCAGTTTGCTGAGCTGGGAACATTTCCACAATGGGCATTGGCATTAATTGCCGGTGGAGGAACAGCTGCTACTATTAGCTCAGGATTTGCAGGAATACGGGCCGCTTCTACTGCCACTACAGGAGGACTGGGAAATTCTGTTGTAGGAACCACAGAAACGGCTGGTGCAGGCATCATGTCTGTTCTTGCTATGGCAGCACCTATTATTGCCGCTATTTTAGCTATTGTCTTATTGGTTGTTGTGGTTATCTTTGGACGGAAAGCCTGGAAGAAATTACGGGGCAGTAAAAGTGCTCCCTAAGGTTTAAATATAAAAAAAGTACAGTTATTTCAACTGTACTTTTTTATTTAGTTTTTACTTCTAAAATCTTTTATATCCTTGATTTTGGTTTGAAAATATTCTTTTTTATCAGGATTTTTCTTGATTAATATTTCAAATGCCTTTATCGCCTTGGTGTATAGCTTTTGTTCAAAATAAAGGTTAGCTAACGTTTCTGTCATCAAATGTGAGATATCATCATTCTTTTCTTTTACAACGTAGGAGCTTTCCTCTCTTAGCTGACTGATTCTAGGATTGTTTTCAATAAAAGCTTCAATTGCTTTCTCTTTGATCTCCACCTTTTCCTTTTCTACCTCTTCTGGTCTATCTATTTTCAGCCAACTTTGCCAAGTATTGATAAACCCTGGTACGTTACTATTGATAGAGGATTGAGGGATATTATCTACCACAGCCTTCTGCATTGTTTCTTCGTCTACTGATCCTTCTTTATTTTCTTTCCTTGCCTCTTCAACCCTTAGGCTTGAAATATCTGAACCAAAGAATGAAACATTCATTACAGGTGCTTCTTCTTTGGGAGTGGCTGCACCTATATTTTCCGTTGAAACTTCTTTATTTTCAGGCTGATCTTCTGCCGGCTCAGAAATTTCTTCTATTATCGGTAAAACACTGTCATCTGATTCTTTCAGCTCAGCTTCAGGTTCATTAATAACCTCTACGTTTTCAGTCTTTTCAACCTGTGTAGCAGGAAGCTGTGTATTTATAGGGATAACAACTTCTGCTGACTTCTTGATCAAAGAATCAGGTGTATTAGATTCAAGGCTCATTGGTCTCCAGGTAGTTTGAATTTCAGGAGCTGCTTCTTCTTTTTCTTCTACAACCTCCTCCTTCGTAATGCTTTCTACTGGTACTTCTATATGTTCAACAGGTTTTTCCTGCTGTATAGGCTCTGTTTTTATTTCTTCGGATCCCGGACTGTCCTGATTTGTAGACCAAAAATGGAAATTCTGAGTTTCTGCAAAACTGATCTCATGATCTTTGGAAGCTTCCGGCTCTTCTTTCTCAGGTTGTGGAGCAGACTTTGTTTCCTTCATTTTTTTCTCTACTTCCTCAATCAGACGTCTCATTTCCTCCTCATGCTTATTTACAGGCTGGGAAACATCAGCAACTTCTTTCACTTCTTCATTATTTACCTGTATTTTGACATCAGGCAGAAATGCTTCAGTTCCGTGGAAGCTTAATTCAGCATCGGATTGTTTTGTCTCATCTTCGAATGTAGGAGCTGAAATATTTTCGTTTTCAATGATTGCTTCAGATTCTACTGATTCTTCAGCTTTATTTTCTTCGATATTTTCTACCGGCAATAAGGCCTCCGTTTCTTCAAAGCTTAGGTTCTCCTCTTCTTCTACTTTTTCTTCTTCAGTTTCTGAAATAATTGCGTCTTCATCAACAATTGTTGTTGGAGTAAAGCTTTCACCTGTATTTTCTTCAGTTTCGGTCTGTTTTTCCTCTTCTTTATTGTGAGCAGGTTCTTCTGATATGGATGCCAGCTTCTGGGTAACCAGTGTTCCGGATTCTAATGTAGATTCAAGATCAATGGTTTCAGTATTTTCCTCATCAAGGAAGTTTTCTTCGCCCTCAAATAAGATTCTGTTTCTTTCTCCATTAACAAAGACATGATTCACCTCTTGCTGGGGAGCCTGCAATATGCATGACTCTTTTCCCTCCTCTTCATTTTTTTCAGGAACAGCTTCTTCCCGTTTTATTGGAAAAGCTTTTTCTTTATAGGCATATCGAGGTTTTTCAACAATCTTGGAGGATTGTTTTTCTTCTACAGCTTCGGGTTTACGTTT
This genomic interval from Chryseobacterium joostei contains the following:
- a CDS encoding DNA-directed RNA polymerase subunit omega, which codes for MSVKDTKAEVNTITYDKDKIEDKVGSIYEAIVIMGKRAEQINAEIRTELHNKLDEFAVHNSTLEEVFENREQIEISKHYEKLPKPTSIAIEEWLNGDVYFRKTEERK
- a CDS encoding outer membrane protein assembly factor BamD gives rise to the protein MKKYILGLFAVAVIASCVSQQERAMKSADKEFILKAANENFAKKKWKNALALYDRLANLVAGTDDFPNVGFNTAYANYYDKNYKLAGHQFKNFAVNFPKDPRAEEAAYMSALCYYEGSMDYNLDQSSTELAINELQDFLNNYPNSERSKNISQLIDELSYKLEFKAYENGRQYFKMGQYKAANVALENVLEDFPSTKLRSKIYDYIMKSRYELATKSIYDLKDERIESALTYAKMVEKELPNTEYSKTAADLRVKLEKEKQNFVVVKKQTEERIAVLTARQKKEADKLANQNKADQQIKDQISNEKQAKQMQRDSAALQTPPPAATFKIQR
- the rnpA gene encoding ribonuclease P protein component, with protein sequence MQNTKYPRAEKLKMNTEIGLLFEKGKWRTSGNLRIIILKDKPTLPVQSGRFGVSVSKRYFKKAVHRNRVKRLLRECYRLNKDLFKNAFGEKTIAMLFWVSPEMPQKFQDVEAQFIKLCEAQKK
- a CDS encoding TetR/AcrR family transcriptional regulator produces the protein MKKKFTEKQIHILDIAEELIAKKGYEGTSVRDICSKANINVAMISYYFGSKEKMMSYLYQYRVLKTRENFSEFADTIKEGKPEMQMREMIKYIVSQLFKYNYFHGFVTQELRHTENLKDELLDFYQLFVKKLDEVIKKGVASGVFTFTPKPEDILTMIIGSTLFVIRNKNFYELYVPSKNEEAYSKEAEKKVRMNLLLSVFAILGYAAD
- a CDS encoding tRNA threonylcarbamoyladenosine dehydratase — its product is MDKYWLERTELLVKEEGLEKLNKATVLVVGLGGVGSFAAEFLARAGVGNMTIVDGDTVDITNINRQLPALRSTVGKHKVEVVAERLLDINPDLNLTKINEFLNPERMDEVLDSAKFDYVLDCIDSVTPKLCLIIAAKRRRIKIVSSMGAGGKTDPSKVLVRDISKTEHCHLARQVRKRLKKVKIDKGVRCVFANDIQDEESLKMTDGTNYKRSFYGTISYMPAIFGLYTAAEVINYLVQQD
- the coaBC gene encoding bifunctional phosphopantothenoylcysteine decarboxylase/phosphopantothenate--cysteine ligase CoaBC, translating into MSVSGKKILIAVSGGIAAYKVHFLIRDFVKKGAEVQVIMTPDAEHFVTKLSLSTLSKKPVYSDFYGDNGSWNSHVELALWADAMVVTPCTANTLAKMTHGMCDNLVIATYMSAKCPVFIAPAMDLDMYIHPSTKKNLELAEGFGHTIIPAENGELASGLIGQGRMAEPGTIFNVIEDYFTNSMSTINSLQGKTVLITAGPTYEALDPVRFIGNHSSGKMGFSLAEEASRRGARVILISGPSSQILNDKKVELYKVTSAKEMLAKVFEFYDKIDIGIASAAVADYAPKEIAKEKIKKNDENLTIELIKNPDILKTMGEKKTHQFLVGFALETQNEEENAKGKLEKKNLDMIVLNSLRDEGAGFKNDTNKIKIFTKTEKKEFDLKSKGEVAKDILNFVESQLLK
- a CDS encoding TatD family hydrolase → MEFFDFHHHKKNIRDGIYNLDIEGIPPDFPYSIGIHPNDIDVINISLQLSWMKSMMFQNCFAVGECGLDSMVPIDQKIQEEVFLRQIEIANEVKKPIIIHCVRKFYEVISFRKKSSQAMIIHGFNKKQQIATDLLTNNFYLSFGKAVLYNLSLQDILKNTPLDRLFLETDNEDFKIEELYLKVSEIKEISMEQLNEQILENLHTIRNG